Proteins from one Rosa chinensis cultivar Old Blush chromosome 7, RchiOBHm-V2, whole genome shotgun sequence genomic window:
- the LOC112177449 gene encoding late embryogenesis abundant protein At1g64065 has translation MAEKYNHTQPAPVQQQPRNGEDQSTTFQFQDEIKREKRMKLYKYIGIFIVFQIIILTVFGLMVMKVKTPKVRLGAINIQSLNSVPATPSFDASFTTQIRVKNPNWGPFKFDASTATFSYQGVPVGQVVIPKSKARMRSTKKIGVTVSLNSKALPSSSDLGSELKSGVLTLSSQAKLSGKVEIMAVTKKNKSAQMDCAIVFDLSRKAIQALQCK, from the coding sequence ATGGCTGAGAAGTACAATCATACGCAACCAGCACCGGTTCAACAGCAGCCGAGAAATGGTGAAGATCAGTCGACCACTTTCCAATTCCAGGATGAGATCAAGCGTGAGAAGAGAATGAAATTGTACAAATATATTGGTATTTTCATTGTGTTTCAGATTATAATTTTGACTGTGTTTGGTCTCATGGTGATGAAAGTTAAGACCCCTAAGGTGAGATTGGGCGCCATCAACATTCAAAGTCTCAACTCCGTCCCTGCAACACCTTCTTTTGATGCAAGCTTCACCACCCAAATTAGGGTTAAGAACCCGAACTGGGGTCCCTTTAAGTTTGATGCAAGCACTGCAACTTTTTCGTACCAAGGCGTGCCTGTGGGGCAAGTTGTGATTCCGAAGAGCAAGGCTAGAATGCGTTCGACCAAGAAGATTGGTGTCACGGTGAGTTTGAATTCCAAAGCATTGCCAAGCAGTTCTGATCTTGGTAGTGAATTGAAGAGTGGGGTGTTGACGTTGAGTAGCCAAGCCAAGTTGTCTGGAAAGGTGGAAATTATGGCGGTGACCAAGAAAAATAAGTCCGCCCAAATGGACTGCGCTATTGTGTTTGACTTGTCTAGAAAGGCAATTCAAGCTCTGCAGTGCAAATAA
- the LOC112179607 gene encoding uncharacterized protein LOC112179607, with protein MSDRTNQAYPLALANGYTRSDGESLVSEDELKRQKRMKLFMYIGIFIVFQIIVMTVFGLTVMKVKTPKVRLGEINVQSLNSVPATPSFDTSFTTQIRVKNTNWGPYKFDASTATFVYQGVAVGQVSIPKSKAGMRSTKKISVSVSLNTDGMPSSSTLGSALNSGILTLTSQAKLTGKVELMLIMKKKKSAAMDCTIAFDLTTKTVKSLQCK; from the exons ATGTCTGACAGGACCAACCAGGCTTATCCTCTGGCCCTTGCAAATGGTTACACAAGAAGTGATGGAGAATCTTTGGTATCTGAAGACGAGCTCAAACGCCAAAAGAGAATGAAATTGTTCATGTACATTGGTATCTTCATTGTTTTTCAAATCATAGTCATGACCGTTTTTGGTCTTACTGTAATGAAAGTGAAGACCCCTAAGGTCAGATTGGGTGAAATCAATGTCCAAAGCCTCAACTCTGTCCCTGCAACACCTTCATTTGACACAAGCTTCACCACCCAGATTAGGGTGAAGAACACAAACTGGGGTCCTTATAAGTTTGATGCAAGCACCGCAACATTTGTTTACCAAGGCGTGGCAGTGGGACAGGTTTCTATTCCCAAAAGCAAGGCTGGAATGCGTTCCACAAAGAAGATCAGTG TTTCAGTGAGCTTGAATACGGATGGAATGCCAAGCAGTTCTACTCTTGGCAGTGCATTAAACAGTGGGATCTTGACGCTAACCAGCCAAGCCAAACTGACTGGAAAGGTTGAATTGATGctcataatgaagaagaagaagtctgCCGCAATGGACTGCACCATAGCTTTTGATTTGACCACAAAGACTGTCAAAAGTTTACAATGCAAGTGA